One window from the genome of Molothrus ater isolate BHLD 08-10-18 breed brown headed cowbird chromosome 5, BPBGC_Mater_1.1, whole genome shotgun sequence encodes:
- the BHLHE41 gene encoding class E basic helix-loop-helix protein 41 — protein MDEGISRLPERQLLEHRDFIGLDYPALYMCKPKRGVKRDESKETYKLPHRLIEKKRRDRINECIAQLKDLLPEHLKLTTLGHLEKAVVLELTLKHLKALTALTEQQHQKIIALQNGERSMKSPVQADLDAFHSGFQTCAKEVLQYLSRFESWTPREQRCAQLLGHLHSISSQFLPGPQLLSPPPGPLSKGSSSSSSPPAPPCAPGHKPEGQANCVPVIQRTHAAELSAETDTDTDSGYGGEGEARPERGPAAAAGGALPALAIKQEPSGDEVPPAPKRLKLDRGGSPMPGPPGLAARGAEAAAAAAAAALVRPDAALLGSLMALGAGGGGAPFGQPAAAPFCLPFYFISPSAAAAYMQPFLDKSSLEKYLYPAAPIPLLYPGIPAQAAAAAAAAAASFPCLSSVLGPEKAAAAATGLPPTPHLPHPFAAAAEPCEEPEPAAAEEPGAEGP, from the exons ATGGATGAAGGAATCTCCCGCTTGCCGGAGAGGCAGCTACTGGAGCATAGGGATTTTATAGG gctggactACCCTGCCCTGTATATGTGCAAACCCAAAAGAGGCGTGAAGAGGGACGAGAGCAAG GAAACGTACAAACTGCCACATAGACTGATAGAAAAGAAGAGGCGAGACAGGATTAACGAATGCATTGCCCAGCTGAAGGATTTACTGCCCGAGCATCTGAAACTAACG ACGCTGGGACACCTGGAGAAAGCGGTGGTGCTGGAACTGACTTTGAAGCACTTGAAAGCACTAACAGCCttaacagagcagcagcaccagaaaataattgctttgcAGAATG GGGAGCGGTCCATGAAGTCTCCGGTGCAGGCCGACCTGGACGCCTTCCACTCGGGCTTTCAGACGTGCGCGAAGGAAGTGCTGCAATACCTCTCCCGCTTCGAGAGCTGGACCCCCCGCGAGCAGCGATGCGCGCAGCTCCTCGGCCACCTGCACTCCATCTCGTCGCAGTTCCTCCCCggccctcagctcctctccccgcCGCCGGGCCCCCTCAGCAAGggatcctcctcctcttcctccccgcccgccccccccTGCGCGCCGGGCCACAAGCCGGAGGGCCAGGCTAACTGCGTGCCCGTCATCCAGCGGACTCACGCCGCCGAGCTCAGCGCCGAGACCGACACGGACACGGACAGCGGCTACGGCGGGGAGGGCGAGGCGCGCCCCGAgcgcggccccgcggcggcggccggcggaGCGCTGCCCGCCCTGGCCATCAAGCAGGAGCCGTCGGGGGACGAGGTGCCCCCCGCGCCCAAGCGGCTGAAGCTGGACCGCGGCGGGAGCCCCATGCCCGGCCCGCCGGGGCTGGCGGCGCGGGGAgccgaggcggcggcggcggcggcggcagccgCGCTGGTCAGACCCGACGCCGCCCTGCTGGGCTCGCTGATGGCCCtgggggcgggcggcggcggggcccccTTCGGACAGCCGGCGGCGGCCCCTTTCTGCCTGCCCTTCTACTTCATCTCCCCCTCGGCCGCCGCTGCCTACATGCAGCCCTTCCTGGATAAAAGCAGCCTGGAGAAGTATCTCTACCCCGCCGCCCCCATCCCGCTCCTCTACCCGGGCATCCCGGCCCAggcggccgccgccgcggcagccgccgccgcctcctttccctgcctctcctccgTGCTCGGCCCCGAgaaggcggcggcggccgccacCGGGCTGCCCCCGACGCCCCACCTCCCGCACCCCTTCGCTGCCGCCGCCGAGCCCTGTGAGGAGCCCGAGCCCGCAGCCGCCGAGGAGCCCGGCGCCGAGGGCCCGTGA